A stretch of the Lolium perenne isolate Kyuss_39 chromosome 3, Kyuss_2.0, whole genome shotgun sequence genome encodes the following:
- the LOC127343028 gene encoding LOW QUALITY PROTEIN: cytochrome P450 CYP72A616 (The sequence of the model RefSeq protein was modified relative to this genomic sequence to represent the inferred CDS: inserted 2 bases in 1 codon; substituted 1 base at 1 genomic stop codon) gives MILESLLGSASVPWTFLICSLFGSVLLWPTIRLLDQLWWQPRRLERALRAQGLRGTSYRFLIGDANDYARQNREVWSRPLPLRCHDIGAHVMPFLYNNVEEHGKPCISWFGPIPKVTITDPHLVREVMSNKFGHIEKLKFPTLSKLLAEGVGNYEGEKWVKHRRILNPAFHVEKLKLMLPAFSACCEELVGGWTQSLGPDGSWEVDVSSELQNLTGDVISQTAFGSSYLEGRRISQLQSEQMGRFMAAIHKIMIPGYTYFPTKNNRRMHQINDEIENILRGLISNRMQAIQEGESTKDDLLGLLLQSNMTTIDANGKSILGMSEAEVIEECKLFYFAGMETTSRFFPSXTIIRLXMHQWQDRAREEVLGLFGKHKLEYEGVNRLKIVTMILYEVLRLYTPATAFTRKTYKEIEIGGITYPAGVVFEMPVLFIHHDPDIWGNDVHQFRPDRFADGISKASKEPAGAFFPFGWGPRICIGQNFALLEAKMALCMILQRFEFELASSYTHAPHTVMMMRPMHGAQIKLRAISS, from the exons ATGATTCTTGAATCGCTACTGGGTTCAGCTTCTGTGCCATGGACCTTCCTGATATGCAGCCTCTTTGGCTCGGTGCTTCTGTGGCCAACCATCCGACTGCTAGATCAGCTGTGGTGGCAGCCAAGGCGGCTCGAGCGGGCTCTTCGTGCCCAGGGTCTCCGCGGCACGTCGTACCGTTTCCTCATCGGTGATGCCAACGACTACGCCCGGCAAAACAGGGAGGTGTGGTCAAGACCTCTGCCGCTGCGCTGCCACGACATCGGCGCCCACGTCATGCCTTTCCTCTATAACAACGTCGAGGAGCACGGCAAGCCGTGCATCTCTTGGTTCGGTCCGATTCCTAAGGTGACCATCACCGATCCTCACCTTGTCAGGGAGGTGATGTCCAACAAGTTTGGCCACATCGAGAAGCTCAAGTTCCCAACTCTATCCAAGCTCCTCGCCGAAGGCGTAGGGAACTACGAGGGCGAGAAATGGGTCAAGCACAGAAGGATACTCAACCCTGCGTTCCATGTCGAGAAACTCAAG CTCATGCTGCCAGCGTTTTCTGCATGCTGTGAAGAGCTTGTTGGCGGATGGACTCAATCCCTTGGTCCCGACGGCTCGTGGGAAGTGGATGTCTCCTCAGAGCTCCAGAACCTCACCGGAGATGTCATCTCACAAACCGCATTCGGTAGCAGTTATCTCGAAGGAAGAAGGATTTCTCAACTGCAGTCCGAGCAGATGGGGAGATTCATGGCAGCCATTCACAAGATTATGATACCCGGTTACAC GTACTTTCCTACCAAAAATAACCGAAGGATGCATCAAATTAATGACGAGATTGAGAACATTCTACGAGGTCTAATTTCTAATAGGATGCAAGCTATACAGGAAGGAGAAAGCACGAAAGATGACTTACTCGGCCTATTACTGCAGTCAAACATGACAACCATAGATGCAAATGGTAAATCCATCCTAGGAATGTCAGAAGCAGAAGTCATAGAGGAGTGCAAGTTGTTCTATTTTGCAGGAATGGAGACTACATCAAGATTCTTTCCTTCGTAGACAATTATCAGACT GATGCACCAGTGGCAGGACCGCGCAAGGGAAGAGGTTCTTGGCCTATTTGGAAAGCATAAACTTGAGTATGAGGGTGTTAATCGACTCAAAATT GTGACAATGATTCTATACGAGGTTCTTCGTTTGTACACACCAGCTACTGCTTTCACCCGAAAGACATACAAGGAGATTGAGATCGGAGGCATCACGTACCCAGCTGGAGTGGTCTTTGAGATGCCCGTGTTGTTCATCCACCATGACCCGGACATCTGGGGAAACGACGTGCACCAATTCAGACCAGATAGGTTTGCGGACGGGATCTCCAAGGCCTCCAAGGAGCCCGCCGGTGCGTTTTTCCCATTTGGCTGGGGGCCACGTATCTGTATTGGTCAGAACTTTGCGTTGCTTGAGGCCAAGATGGCCTTGTGCATGATCCTTCAACGCTTTGAGTTTGAACTCGCGTCCTCGTATACCCATGCACCACATACTGTTATGATGATGCGTCCAATGCATGGTGCTCAAATTAAACTCCGGGCTATCTCTTCGTAG